From one Streptomyces sp. N50 genomic stretch:
- a CDS encoding MBL fold metallo-hydrolase, translating to MADQPLFLRSKVIVEPLIDRFFAWPYTMAPVQSAMNLAFLQVPLLESYLQSPQVHVAASNNPELRGGYFINIPEERADEVRDLLAAIKRDRAHILRFAEAVAAGQELLRANATGFDLTPLYPKLPPELGGLVELAYDTDNQAQMRFMEPLVYQSDVYQESRQSVQLSFETGIERPFVLSTPRLTSPDVIELDIPFRHAGLEELFKTRVRSSTLGHLREALGLDDAQASRLSGMLSEQPSLAEDRHIEGGGRIRYFGHACLVLQTPQAAVVTDPFISADSSAGGRYTLDDLPDFIDLVVITHGHQDHIVLETLLQLRGRVGAIVVPRSSRGNLADPSMALMLKNQGFPVIEVDDFDEVEFPGGKVTATPFLGEHCDLDIRAKSTYWVELAGKKVFVGADSSGIDPMLYRYIKRHLGTADYAFLGMECDGAPLTWLYQALLTIPITKKMSNSRKLSGSNAEQAGAIMTELEAKEAYVYAMGEEPWLGHVMATTYTEDTYQIKQIDEFLTWCKDRDIKAGHLYGQQEWRW from the coding sequence ATGGCTGACCAGCCGCTGTTCCTGCGCTCAAAAGTTATCGTCGAGCCGCTGATCGACAGATTCTTCGCCTGGCCGTACACAATGGCGCCGGTGCAGTCGGCGATGAATCTCGCGTTCCTTCAGGTACCGCTTCTGGAGTCCTATCTGCAGTCGCCGCAGGTGCACGTCGCGGCCAGCAACAACCCCGAGCTGCGCGGTGGTTACTTCATCAACATCCCGGAGGAGCGCGCCGACGAGGTGCGCGACCTGCTCGCCGCGATCAAGCGCGACCGCGCGCACATCCTGCGGTTCGCGGAAGCCGTGGCCGCGGGACAGGAACTGCTGCGGGCCAACGCCACCGGATTCGACCTGACCCCGCTGTACCCGAAGCTGCCCCCGGAGCTCGGCGGCCTGGTCGAGCTGGCCTACGACACCGACAACCAGGCGCAGATGCGGTTCATGGAGCCGCTCGTCTACCAGAGCGACGTCTACCAGGAGTCGCGCCAGTCGGTGCAGCTGTCCTTCGAGACCGGCATCGAGCGCCCCTTCGTCCTGAGCACCCCGCGGCTGACCTCGCCGGACGTCATCGAGCTCGACATCCCCTTCCGCCACGCCGGCCTTGAGGAACTGTTCAAGACCAGGGTGCGGTCCAGCACGCTCGGCCATCTGCGCGAGGCGCTCGGCCTCGACGACGCACAGGCGAGCCGCCTCTCGGGCATGCTCAGCGAGCAGCCTTCCCTGGCCGAGGACCGGCACATCGAGGGCGGGGGCCGTATCCGCTACTTCGGGCACGCCTGTCTGGTGCTTCAGACCCCGCAGGCCGCAGTCGTCACCGACCCGTTCATCAGTGCCGACAGCTCCGCCGGGGGCCGCTACACCCTCGACGACCTGCCGGACTTCATCGACCTCGTGGTCATCACCCACGGCCACCAGGACCACATCGTCCTGGAGACGCTGCTTCAGCTGCGCGGCCGGGTCGGCGCGATCGTGGTGCCGCGCTCCTCGCGCGGAAACCTGGCCGACCCGTCGATGGCGCTCATGCTCAAGAACCAGGGCTTCCCGGTGATCGAGGTCGACGACTTCGACGAGGTCGAGTTCCCCGGCGGCAAGGTCACGGCCACACCGTTCCTCGGCGAGCACTGCGACCTCGACATCCGCGCCAAGTCGACGTACTGGGTCGAACTGGCCGGCAAGAAGGTCTTCGTCGGTGCCGACTCCTCCGGCATCGACCCGATGCTGTACCGCTACATCAAGCGGCATCTGGGCACCGCCGACTACGCCTTCCTCGGCATGGAGTGCGACGGCGCCCCGCTGACCTGGCTCTACCAGGCCCTGCTCACCATCCCGATCACCAAGAAGATGAGCAACTCCCGCAAGCTGTCCGGCTCGAACGCCGAGCAGGCCGGCGCCATCATGACCGAGCTGGAGGCCAAGGAGGCGTACGTGTACGCCATGGGCGAGGAGCCCTGGCTGGGGCACGTCATGGCGACGACCTACACCGAGGACACGTACCAGATCAAGCAGATCGACGAGTTCCTGACCTGGTGCAAGGACCGCGACATCAAGGCGGGCCATCTGTACGGCCAGCAGGAATGGCGCTGGTAG